Proteins from a genomic interval of Bacteroidota bacterium:
- a CDS encoding sugar ABC transporter permease, with amino-acid sequence TPEPMLKKVLSYSVLVLFAFVAVYPVLRILTISLRPGDRLLSTSLAIIPDDATFANYSTLLGETPFVRWLVNSLIVAAVVTVTGVALASTAGYALSRFKFRGRNAALSGILITQMFPATMLLLPLYVMLIKLGRGTS; translated from the coding sequence GACCCCCGAGCCGATGCTCAAGAAAGTCCTGTCCTACTCCGTTCTCGTGCTTTTCGCGTTCGTCGCGGTGTACCCGGTGCTACGGATCCTCACGATCTCGCTGCGCCCTGGCGACCGGCTGCTCTCGACCTCGCTCGCGATCATCCCCGACGACGCCACCTTCGCGAACTACAGCACACTCCTCGGCGAGACGCCGTTCGTACGGTGGCTCGTCAACTCGCTGATCGTGGCGGCTGTCGTTACCGTCACGGGCGTCGCGCTCGCCTCGACGGCGGGCTATGCGCTGAGCCGCTTCAAATTCCGCGGCCGCAATGCCGCGCTCTCGGGCATCCTCATCACGCAGATGTTTCCGGCAACGATGCTACTGCTGCCGCTCTACGTGATGCTCATCAAGCTTGGCCGAGGTACGAGTTGA